One segment of Dama dama isolate Ldn47 chromosome 15, ASM3311817v1, whole genome shotgun sequence DNA contains the following:
- the LOC133070007 gene encoding heterogeneous nuclear ribonucleoprotein A1-like, translating to MSKSESPKEPEQLRKLFIGGLSFETTDESLRSHFEQWGTLTDCVVMRDPNTKRSRGFGFVTYATVEEVDAAMNARPHKVDGRVVEPKRAVSREDSQRPGAHLTVKKIFVGGIKEDTKEHHLRDYFEQYGKIEVIEIMTDRGSGKKRGFAFVTFDDHDSVDKIVIQKYHTVNGHNCEVRKALSKQEMASASSSQRGRSGSGNFGGGRGGGFGGNDNFGRGGNFSGRGGFGGSRGGGGYGGSGDGYNGFGNDGSNFGGGGSYNDFGNYNNQSSNFGPMKGGNFGGRSSGPYGGGGQYFAKPRNQGGYGGSSSSSSYGSGRRF from the coding sequence ATGTCTAAATCAGAGTCTCCCAAAGAGCCCGAACAGCTGCGGAAGCTCTTCATCGGAGGATTGAGCTTTGAAACAACTGATGAAAGTCTGAGGAGCCATTTTGAGCAATGGGGAACGCTCACAGACTGTGTGGTAATGAGGGATCCAAACACCAAGCGCTCCAGAGGCTTCGGGTTTGTCACATACGCCACGGTGGAGGAGGTGGATGCGGCCATGAATGCAAGGCCACACAAGGTGGACGGAAGAGTTGTGGAACCAAAGAGGGCCGTGTCAAGAGAAGATTCTCAAAGACCTGGTGCCCACTTAACTGTGAAAAAGATTTTTGTTGGTGGCATTAAAGAAGACACTAAAGAACATCACCTGAGAGATTATTTTGAACAGTATGGAAAAATTGAAGTAATTGAAATCATGACTGATCGAGGCAGTGGCAAAAAGAGAGGCTTTGCTTTTGTAACCTTTGATGACCATGACTCTGTAGACAAAATTGTCATTCAGAAATACCACACTGTGAATGGCCACAACTGTGAAGTGAGAAAAGCCCTGTCTAAGCAAGAGatggctagtgcttcatccagccagagaGGTCGAAGTGGTTCTGGAAACTTTGGTGGTGGTCGTGGAGGTGGTTTTGGTGGGAATGACAACTTTGGTCGTGGAGGAAACTTCAGTGGTCGAGGTGGCTTTGGTGGCAGCCGTGGTGGTGGCGGATATGGTGGCAGTGGGGATGGATATAATGGATTTGGTAATGACGGAAGCAATTTTGGAGGTGGTGGAAGCTACAATGATTTTGGCAATTACAACAATCAGTCTTCAAATTTTGGACCCATGAAAGGAGGAAACTTTGGAGGCAGAAGTTCTGGCCCCTATGGTGGTGGAGGCCAATACTTTGCCAAACCACGAAACCAAGGTGGCTATGGTGgttccagcagcagcagtagctatgGCAGTGGCAGAAGGTTTTAA